One window of the Candidatus Zixiibacteriota bacterium genome contains the following:
- a CDS encoding TIR protein, with protein MAFKIFISYSTRDIFLANQTKALLEQTGSRVFLAEYSALPGSCLSAEITKAIRDCDLFLLLWSRNSQLSEWVPQEIGIAKGADKAILPVVLDRGVSLDGFLKDLKYLPYYEDPGKALAWLHQSVFQRVRKKEQTDGLVWLGIGAAVIWLIAQRE; from the coding sequence ATGGCTTTCAAAATTTTCATCAGCTATTCGACCCGTGATATCTTTTTAGCAAATCAGACCAAGGCACTGCTTGAGCAGACAGGCTCCCGCGTCTTTCTCGCCGAGTATTCAGCGTTGCCGGGCTCATGCCTTAGTGCTGAAATCACTAAGGCGATCAGAGATTGTGATTTGTTCCTTCTTCTTTGGAGTAGGAACTCACAATTATCAGAATGGGTGCCTCAGGAAATAGGAATCGCCAAAGGCGCGGATAAAGCAATTCTACCTGTGGTACTCGACAGAGGCGTAAGCCTTGACGGATTTCTTAAGGACCTCAAATACCTGCCATACTACGAGGACCCGGGAAAAGCGCTTGCGTGGCTACACCAGAGCGTCTTTCAACGCGTTCGGAAAAAAGAGCAAACTGATGGCCTAGTCTGGCTGGGGATCGGCGCTGCGGTTATTTGGCTAATTGCCCAGAGAGAGTAG
- a CDS encoding hypothetical protein (Evidence 5 : Unknown function), whose translation MPFVQQEPRLFTRSNVEAIAPNQIGVYGLYRQGVWVYVGKGDIRQRLLDHLNGDNPLIARKSPTYWVDEVTNGDPSYRERQLITELQPICNKRIG comes from the coding sequence ATGCCATTTGTTCAACAAGAACCGCGGTTATTCACACGCTCTAATGTCGAAGCGATCGCTCCTAATCAAATCGGTGTTTATGGTTTATATCGACAAGGTGTGTGGGTTTATGTAGGCAAGGGAGACATTCGCCAAAGATTGCTGGACCATCTGAACGGCGACAATCCACTCATAGCCCGTAAGAGTCCGACATACTGGGTGGATGAAGTAACCAATGGCGACCCGAGCTATAGGGAAAGACAACTGATAACAGAACTCCAACCGATCTGTAACAAACGCATAGGATAG
- a CDS encoding conserved hypothetical protein (Evidence 4 : Unknown function but conserved in other organisms), with protein MAIYRRRKDKDTWHWCRNCSNYPTGSDVETSYTKPSSGELCNECKAKEKDGKCTS; from the coding sequence ATGGCGATTTACAGACGCCGCAAAGACAAGGACACCTGGCACTGGTGTCGCAACTGTTCAAACTATCCGACCGGCTCGGATGTAGAAACCAGTTACACAAAGCCATCCAGTGGCGAGCTCTGTAATGAGTGCAAGGCAAAGGAGAAGGACGGCAAGTGCACGTCCTGA
- a CDS encoding hypothetical protein (Evidence 5 : Unknown function), whose product MRLSYIKSSLRGKQPYFKDEEFEVMMDVLRHSCGGEVFNDGAGIDVDLVLLKAYGIEPDFVPMAPELLGRTKFYPDGSAVIEINRKLADAAEVEDIARRRLRTTLAHEAGHICCHRDIFLKDTSTLSLFDDPMHNKMNQVILCRQEAVGNRHYAGEWWEYQANRCMASLLLPKHLIKEKVDALLGKRQELSMKDAIRKGTAVSVIRRLADVFDVSFEATVYRLKDLGYIPDEFQMDLDLM is encoded by the coding sequence TTGAGGCTTTCATATATCAAAAGCAGCCTAAGGGGCAAACAGCCATACTTCAAAGATGAAGAGTTTGAAGTCATGATGGATGTGCTTAGGCATAGTTGCGGCGGGGAAGTCTTCAATGATGGAGCAGGAATTGATGTGGACCTTGTGTTACTGAAAGCGTATGGCATTGAACCTGATTTCGTTCCAATGGCTCCAGAACTACTTGGACGTACGAAATTTTATCCTGATGGGAGTGCTGTGATTGAAATCAATCGCAAATTGGCGGACGCTGCGGAAGTCGAAGATATTGCACGCCGAAGATTACGCACCACACTTGCTCATGAAGCAGGTCATATATGTTGCCATCGAGATATATTTTTGAAAGACACTTCAACCCTATCATTGTTTGATGATCCAATGCATAATAAAATGAATCAGGTAATTTTATGTCGTCAAGAAGCAGTTGGCAACAGGCATTATGCCGGCGAGTGGTGGGAATATCAGGCGAATAGGTGTATGGCCTCTTTACTTCTCCCGAAGCATCTTATTAAAGAAAAGGTCGACGCATTGCTCGGGAAGCGGCAAGAACTTAGTATGAAAGACGCTATTAGGAAAGGCACAGCCGTTTCCGTCATCAGACGTCTGGCCGATGTATTTGACGTGAGCTTTGAGGCAACGGTGTATCGACTCAAGGATTTGGGTTATATACCGGACGAGTTTCAAATGGATTTGGACTTGATGTAA
- a CDS encoding hypothetical protein (Evidence 5 : Unknown function), which produces MDHQTMIGLKCLSKIYLDGNIYDLLHEQVWCVIFGVQYLRLPQRPPICD; this is translated from the coding sequence TTGGATCATCAAACAATGATAGGGTTGAAGTGTCTTTCAAAAATATATCTCGATGGCAACATATATGACCTGCTTCATGAGCAAGTGTGGTGCGTAATCTTCGGCGTGCAATATCTTCGACTTCCGCAGCGTCCGCCAATTTGCGATTGA
- a CDS encoding conserved hypothetical protein (Evidence 4 : Unknown function but conserved in other organisms), with the protein MPTDLYEAHLQWAKRPPDERFPDLETILEFTGKRKHNASEEVRPLKGTRLYASRGGALNLNGRSPQALLTNWSFSQLCQRVGAPAGYLRTLPAEMTAQCLEHGLTMATGECKVLMRHSDQPGKECPMNLASAFTSPTYGRIWDYDVLTELLEAISNSGWHTPPYAYDEYSGLYASDRDMFIFLINDEEPIEVEESRLSRGFFCWNSETGAATFGLTTFLYNHICGNHIVWGAEQIEELRIIHRNRALDRFYKEAIPAINRFIENRALNDKIKDSVALAHKQVIGGSLDDILRWSKSQPFSRPEITQAWHQGMTDAGNGMSLWGMVQGLTAVARNYLHADKRVDLERRAGALLRRAA; encoded by the coding sequence ATGCCGACCGACCTTTATGAAGCCCATCTACAGTGGGCCAAAAGACCGCCGGATGAAAGGTTCCCTGATTTGGAAACCATTCTGGAATTCACTGGGAAGAGAAAGCACAACGCCTCAGAAGAGGTCAGGCCGCTCAAGGGTACAAGGCTCTATGCCTCGCGAGGAGGAGCCTTGAATCTCAATGGCCGTTCTCCCCAGGCTTTGTTGACCAATTGGTCTTTTTCACAATTATGCCAAAGAGTCGGAGCTCCGGCCGGATATTTGCGGACGCTTCCCGCTGAAATGACAGCCCAATGCCTGGAACACGGTCTGACAATGGCAACCGGGGAATGCAAAGTCCTCATGCGACATAGTGATCAGCCGGGGAAAGAATGTCCTATGAATCTCGCTTCGGCCTTTACCAGTCCTACTTACGGCCGCATCTGGGATTATGATGTACTAACCGAACTGCTTGAGGCCATAAGCAACAGCGGTTGGCATACCCCGCCATATGCCTATGATGAATACAGTGGGCTATATGCTTCTGATCGGGACATGTTCATATTCCTCATTAATGACGAAGAACCGATTGAGGTTGAAGAAAGCCGGTTAAGCCGAGGTTTCTTCTGCTGGAATTCCGAGACCGGTGCTGCCACATTCGGCTTAACCACCTTCCTTTATAACCATATCTGTGGCAACCATATCGTATGGGGTGCGGAACAGATTGAGGAATTGAGGATTATCCACCGAAACCGAGCATTAGATCGTTTTTACAAAGAGGCAATTCCGGCCATAAACCGTTTTATTGAGAACAGGGCGCTCAATGATAAGATCAAGGATTCAGTGGCGCTGGCCCACAAGCAGGTTATTGGGGGATCGCTTGATGATATTCTCAGATGGTCTAAGTCTCAACCATTTTCCCGACCAGAAATCACCCAAGCCTGGCATCAAGGCATGACCGATGCGGGCAATGGGATGTCTTTGTGGGGCATGGTCCAGGGGTTGACAGCCGTAGCGAGGAATTATCTGCATGCGGACAAAAGAGTTGATCTGGAAAGGCGGGCTGGGGCTCTGCTTCGACGCGCAGCATAA
- a CDS encoding conserved hypothetical protein (Evidence 4 : Unknown function but conserved in other organisms): MDNISVSQINLYLMCPLKYRYQYVDRLPKPFKPAELALGSGVHAAIEWWHKGRKNGRFPPWEEVVRIFEADIQAQAIDEIRFKNGDGPEILLAKGKELLAVYLKEYAGGLPEAMELPFRVPLTELETGETLDLPLDGYFDLIESGDTVVELKTAARNYDQTAILQHLQLTAYAYAFLILYKRRANLRLDVLIKSKNVKMQSFEVIREKRDLVRFFHIAKGVIRSIKGGNFYPNMGWQCPTCEYFETCQKWRN; this comes from the coding sequence ATGGACAATATTTCTGTTTCTCAGATAAACCTTTACCTCATGTGCCCCCTGAAATACCGGTATCAGTATGTCGACCGTCTGCCAAAGCCTTTTAAGCCAGCAGAGCTGGCTTTAGGTTCAGGGGTTCATGCTGCCATTGAATGGTGGCATAAAGGCCGCAAGAATGGCAGATTCCCGCCCTGGGAAGAGGTGGTCAGGATATTCGAAGCCGATATCCAAGCCCAAGCCATTGATGAAATCCGCTTTAAAAACGGGGATGGTCCGGAGATCCTTTTGGCCAAAGGCAAAGAGCTTCTGGCTGTATATCTCAAGGAATATGCCGGGGGACTGCCTGAGGCCATGGAATTGCCCTTCCGAGTGCCTTTGACTGAGCTGGAAACCGGTGAAACTCTGGATTTGCCTTTAGACGGCTATTTTGACCTTATCGAATCCGGGGACACAGTGGTGGAACTCAAAACCGCGGCTAGGAATTATGACCAGACCGCTATTCTGCAGCATTTGCAGCTGACCGCCTATGCTTATGCCTTCTTGATACTTTACAAACGGAGGGCAAACTTAAGGCTGGATGTCCTGATCAAATCCAAGAATGTCAAAATGCAGTCTTTCGAAGTAATCCGAGAAAAACGGGATTTGGTCAGGTTCTTTCACATTGCCAAGGGGGTGATCAGGTCAATAAAGGGTGGAAATTTCTACCCCAACATGGGGTGGCAATGCCCCACCTGCGAATATTTCGAGACCTGCCAGAAATGGAGAAATTAA
- a CDS encoding hypothetical protein (Evidence 5 : Unknown function) — protein MKNGNLVTTIEIKDPQGRVIDTKEVVTYAGLLNRAHQEGLKKVSTELIQAPSKANEMTAISMAEVETEKGVFRDYGDASPENVDSRIIPHIIRMAITRAKARALRDAVNIGIVALEELGNEYQNAEEKKTAFPAQIDTQAKPQTVNAPKSVNNGAQTTSKKPDSSKPGESRHESEGMMSEAQRRYLFRILAENGVNADAGQEYLKQTFGVNSLKEVTKAEASEMINLLLNDAASMLAGVAA, from the coding sequence ATGAAAAACGGAAACCTGGTCACAACCATCGAAATCAAGGATCCGCAGGGGCGGGTCATTGATACTAAAGAGGTTGTCACTTACGCTGGCCTGCTTAATCGGGCGCATCAGGAAGGTCTGAAAAAGGTTTCAACAGAGCTGATTCAGGCCCCTTCCAAGGCCAATGAAATGACCGCGATTTCCATGGCGGAAGTGGAAACGGAAAAAGGGGTCTTCAGAGACTACGGAGACGCCAGTCCGGAGAATGTCGATTCCCGGATCATCCCCCATATCATCCGCATGGCTATTACCCGGGCCAAAGCCAGGGCTTTAAGGGATGCGGTCAATATCGGTATTGTGGCTCTTGAGGAACTTGGTAATGAGTATCAGAATGCTGAGGAGAAGAAAACCGCTTTCCCGGCTCAAATTGACACTCAGGCCAAACCTCAGACCGTGAATGCCCCTAAGAGCGTCAATAATGGCGCTCAGACCACTTCAAAGAAGCCTGACAGCTCAAAACCCGGGGAATCAAGGCACGAATCAGAGGGAATGATGTCCGAGGCCCAGAGAAGGTATTTGTTCCGAATCCTGGCCGAAAACGGGGTCAATGCCGATGCCGGGCAGGAATATCTGAAGCAGACCTTTGGCGTAAACAGCCTGAAGGAGGTCACCAAAGCCGAGGCCAGTGAAATGATCAACCTGCTTTTGAATGACGCGGCCAGTATGCTTGCCGGAGTGGCCGCCTGA
- a CDS encoding conserved hypothetical protein (Evidence 4 : Unknown function but conserved in other organisms), protein MTNDRIIILGETNYRNVRRRFGIKPEDRRRHTYIVGKTGMGKSTLLLNMIIQDIQFGNGLAVFDPHGDLVEKVLNYIPPKRINETIYFNPADTEYPIAFNPLYNSDPSQKHLVASGIIQVFKKIWADSWGPRLEYVLRNTLLALLENPGQTLLGVSRMLTDDQFRAKIVSRVKDPVIRHFWTVEYEDYPKVFRTETISPIQNKVGQFLSNPIIRNIVGQSKTKFDLLKILNNGGILLLNLAKGKIGEDNSSLLGSLMITEIYLAALRRANISEEKRRDFYLYVDELQSFITDDFPSILSEARKYKLNIAGMTNQFISQLPKHMVSSILGNIGTLIAFTAGSEDARILESELRPNFNADNLQNLPKRNVYMKLSIDGSTCQPFSAHTIPPQELNRISQRENIMDQSRQRYCKVKQSLEHIIKRWLCGNS, encoded by the coding sequence ATGACAAATGACAGAATCATTATTCTGGGTGAGACGAATTATCGGAATGTCCGTAGGAGGTTTGGCATAAAGCCTGAAGATCGCCGAAGGCATACCTATATTGTGGGGAAAACCGGCATGGGGAAATCGACCCTGCTTTTAAACATGATCATCCAGGATATACAATTTGGCAATGGCCTGGCCGTCTTTGACCCTCATGGGGATCTGGTGGAAAAAGTGCTTAATTACATTCCCCCGAAAAGAATCAATGAAACCATTTACTTCAATCCGGCTGACACAGAATATCCGATTGCCTTTAATCCTTTGTATAATTCGGATCCTTCCCAAAAGCATCTGGTGGCCTCAGGGATAATTCAGGTATTCAAGAAAATCTGGGCTGACTCCTGGGGTCCCCGACTGGAATATGTTTTAAGGAATACCCTTTTGGCTCTCCTGGAAAATCCTGGGCAGACACTGTTAGGGGTAAGCCGAATGCTGACTGATGACCAATTCAGGGCAAAAATTGTATCAAGAGTGAAGGATCCAGTTATCAGGCACTTCTGGACCGTGGAATATGAAGATTACCCAAAGGTTTTTCGAACTGAGACCATATCGCCTATTCAAAATAAGGTCGGTCAATTTCTGAGTAACCCCATTATCAGAAATATTGTTGGCCAGTCCAAGACCAAGTTTGATTTATTAAAAATATTGAATAATGGCGGTATATTGCTATTGAATTTGGCCAAAGGGAAGATCGGAGAGGACAATTCCTCACTTCTGGGGTCCCTAATGATAACTGAAATCTATCTGGCCGCCTTAAGAAGGGCCAATATTTCTGAGGAAAAAAGGCGTGATTTCTATCTTTACGTAGATGAACTGCAATCTTTTATCACTGATGATTTCCCGTCAATATTATCAGAGGCCAGGAAATACAAACTCAATATCGCTGGAATGACCAATCAATTTATTTCGCAATTACCGAAACATATGGTGTCCTCAATATTGGGGAACATTGGCACTCTAATTGCTTTTACGGCAGGATCAGAAGACGCACGGATTCTAGAAAGCGAGCTCCGGCCCAATTTTAATGCCGACAATCTTCAAAATCTTCCGAAGCGCAATGTTTACATGAAGCTTTCAATAGATGGTTCCACTTGTCAGCCATTTTCGGCACATACAATTCCTCCTCAGGAGTTGAATCGCATTTCTCAAAGGGAGAATATTATGGACCAATCACGACAACGATATTGCAAAGTCAAACAATCTCTCGAGCATATAATTAAGAGGTGGCTTTGCGGTAATTCCTGA
- a CDS encoding hypothetical protein (Evidence 5 : Unknown function), producing the protein MTVSDINTLVESYIREHLSPTDIEQAEISRRYNQLQDFLAGHTFQSGSYARRTSSTPVNDLDVIYQLPDEVIKTLRLAEAAIDPAKLDIKRIIESLAQELHDFYGTSATIKPQPHSVGIYFGSEDDFSIDVVPAVPADNSMFWVPETAHLSIHNRRQIYEQLIKSAQPPSLNWIKSDPKGYIQEATTVDDQSGGKLRKTVKLVKRWRWYCKQQDDRFLLKSFHAEIAVTGYFKTHPGSTCLEAARSFFVRLPELLERPHFPDRADESKFIDQYLEKLTLQEKVLILSKQQRAQDALTAVATADTPQTVADALRIFLRGESKTGIIQPFQRVLDKVTRSFQQVFVKGIRPVQAREANEQFLTDFGIITNLQYSVRINANVTQDGFRPFKLLGSRFPLKKYKSLEFIVEYCSVPEPYEIKWKVKNTGAEARRIGQLRGEIYDDDGYRRRKESTKYWGNHYVECYVIKNGVCVAADHIDVDIGKN; encoded by the coding sequence ATGACCGTAAGTGACATTAATACATTAGTTGAGTCATACATACGCGAACATCTCTCTCCCACCGATATCGAGCAGGCAGAGATTTCCAGAAGGTATAACCAACTGCAGGATTTCCTTGCTGGACACACGTTTCAGAGCGGTTCGTATGCTAGGCGAACGTCTTCCACGCCAGTCAATGATCTTGATGTTATTTATCAGTTGCCGGACGAAGTGATCAAGACTTTGCGGCTTGCAGAAGCCGCCATTGACCCAGCCAAGTTGGATATTAAACGTATCATCGAAAGTCTTGCTCAAGAATTGCATGATTTCTATGGTACTTCGGCGACCATTAAACCGCAGCCGCATTCTGTGGGGATCTATTTTGGTTCTGAGGACGATTTTTCAATTGATGTGGTTCCCGCTGTACCTGCGGATAATAGTATGTTTTGGGTGCCGGAGACGGCGCATCTTTCCATTCATAATAGGCGTCAGATATATGAGCAGTTGATAAAATCCGCACAACCACCTTCACTAAATTGGATAAAGTCTGACCCTAAAGGTTATATCCAGGAGGCCACTACCGTTGATGATCAATCAGGCGGAAAGTTAAGAAAGACAGTTAAATTGGTGAAAAGGTGGAGATGGTATTGTAAGCAGCAGGATGATCGCTTCTTGCTTAAATCATTTCATGCCGAGATAGCAGTAACAGGCTACTTCAAGACTCATCCAGGCTCAACTTGTCTTGAAGCGGCGCGAAGTTTCTTTGTTCGTCTACCTGAATTGCTTGAACGCCCACATTTTCCGGACCGTGCCGATGAATCCAAATTCATTGATCAGTATCTTGAAAAGTTGACCCTTCAGGAAAAAGTCCTCATTCTCTCAAAGCAGCAAAGGGCACAGGATGCGTTAACGGCCGTGGCTACAGCGGATACTCCCCAAACGGTAGCAGATGCATTGCGAATTTTTTTAAGGGGTGAGTCCAAAACCGGCATTATTCAGCCGTTCCAGAGGGTCCTTGATAAGGTCACTCGGTCGTTTCAGCAGGTCTTTGTCAAAGGAATCCGCCCCGTCCAAGCTAGGGAAGCCAATGAGCAGTTTCTGACCGATTTTGGGATTATTACGAATCTGCAATACTCTGTGCGAATAAATGCGAATGTAACTCAAGACGGATTCAGGCCATTCAAACTGTTGGGATCCAGATTTCCCCTCAAGAAGTATAAAAGTCTTGAGTTTATTGTGGAGTATTGCAGTGTTCCTGAACCATATGAGATTAAATGGAAGGTGAAGAACACGGGTGCTGAAGCGCGTCGGATCGGGCAACTTCGGGGCGAAATTTATGATGACGACGGTTACAGACGTCGAAAGGAATCGACGAAATATTGGGGCAATCACTATGTCGAGTGTTATGTAATAAAAAATGGTGTCTGTGTAGCCGCTGACCATATCGACGTCGATATTGGGAAAAATTAA
- a CDS encoding hypothetical protein (Evidence 5 : Unknown function), protein MQQLWSALSTLSLLQWTILAIIWLGTNVLIYGAFAKWIFRRQWRLYRNLKRPVIVLIPTMNSGQMIPGGEMKSEIQLLKTNKLLNIAEEPQEYRTFNPSEKHCVVVIGYKPGMEGLPDILSRVKSNHVPLIVYTYGNNAVGGSDKKLLDEYPYTLLANFPLTLLNQIFSTVASYPYDRK, encoded by the coding sequence ATGCAACAATTGTGGAGTGCGTTATCCACACTATCACTTCTTCAGTGGACCATCTTGGCCATAATATGGCTTGGGACCAACGTACTTATATATGGAGCTTTTGCTAAGTGGATCTTCCGTCGGCAATGGCGACTGTACAGAAACCTCAAGCGTCCGGTCATCGTGCTAATACCGACAATGAATTCCGGTCAGATGATTCCAGGTGGCGAAATGAAATCAGAAATCCAATTGCTTAAGACAAATAAACTCCTGAACATAGCCGAGGAACCACAAGAGTACCGGACATTTAATCCTTCAGAGAAACATTGCGTTGTTGTGATCGGATACAAACCGGGAATGGAGGGACTTCCCGATATTCTCAGCCGCGTTAAGAGCAACCATGTGCCGTTAATTGTGTATACATACGGTAATAACGCCGTCGGCGGTTCAGATAAAAAACTTCTGGATGAGTATCCCTATACGTTACTAGCCAATTTTCCATTGACATTGCTTAATCAGATATTTTCAACCGTAGCCAGCTATCCATATGACCGTAAGTGA
- a CDS encoding conserved hypothetical protein (Evidence 4 : Unknown function but conserved in other organisms): MVETVKSEAKIALEMIPARQKIKSIKIKTMSYFAICSFDLKNASYQDYQNAYYNLRGIGLTHNLAADDGTTVQLPTTMIAGQLTATSASSLRDDLSDKIHRAFKTRGFTSEIFVAVGGDWAWGHRTT, from the coding sequence ATGGTCGAAACGGTCAAATCCGAAGCAAAGATAGCTTTGGAAATGATCCCTGCCCGCCAAAAGATAAAGAGCATTAAAATAAAAACTATGAGCTATTTTGCTATTTGTAGTTTCGACCTCAAGAACGCTAGTTATCAGGACTACCAAAATGCATACTACAACCTGAGGGGAATAGGCCTAACGCACAACCTAGCCGCTGATGACGGCACAACCGTCCAACTGCCTACGACGATGATAGCTGGCCAATTAACTGCTACTAGCGCTAGCAGTCTTCGAGATGACTTGAGTGATAAAATTCATCGGGCGTTTAAGACCCGGGGTTTTACATCTGAAATCTTTGTAGCAGTCGGCGGTGATTGGGCTTGGGGTCATCGAACAACTTAA